The DNA segment CGAGAGCCTGGCCGAGGAGCTCCTGCTCTCCGCCTGGCGGGGCTTCAGCACGCCGATGTTCTACGCGCAGGACTGGCTGGCCGAAACCGCGCAGGAGTGGTCGGTCGACGGCATCTGCTTCCACGGCGTGAAATCCTGCCGCACCACGTCCACGGGCCTCCCGGATGTGCGGGAATGGCTGCGGACGCACAACGACATCCCGGGTCTGTTCATCCAGTCCGATCTGGTGGACCCGCGGCTCTGGTCGGATGCACAGCTGAAGAACCGCGTCGACGCGTTCATTGAGTCGCTCGCCGGCCGCAAGGCCGCGGCGGGGGCGGGGAGGTGAGGGGGATGTTCGGCGGCGGCGTCGACGTCGGGTCGACTCAGACGAAGGCCGTGATCCTGGACGGCGAGCGGCGGGTGCGGGGGCGCGGGCTGGTCGATACCGGCGCCCGCCTCACCGACGCGGCGATCGCCGCGTTCCACCAGGCGCTCCAGGCCGCGAATGTCCTAGAGGCGGACGTGGGCTGCGTCATCGGGACGGGCTACGGCCGGTTCCGGGTCGAGTTCGGACACGCGCAGGTCACCGAGATCTCCTGCCACGCCCGTGGGGCGGTGTACCTCTTTCCGCAAACGCGCAGCGTGCTCGACATCGGCGGCCAAGACACCAAGGCGATCAGCGTGGCCGGCACGGGGCAGGTGCTGGACTTCTGCATGAACGATAAGTGCTCGGCGGGGACGGGGCGGTTCTTGGGCGCCGCGTCGCAGGCGCTCGAGATCCCGCTGGGGGACCTTGGGCCGCTCGCGCTCACCGCCAAGCACCCCGTCACGATGACGACGACCTGCACGGTCTTTGCCGAGTCGGAGATCCTGGGCTGGCTGGCCCGGGGCCGAAAGACCGAGGACGTGCTGATGGGCGTGCACGTGGCGATCGCCTCCCGCAGCCTGTCGCTGCTGCGCCGGGTCGGCGTGGAGCCCGAGATCACGTTCACCGGGGGCGTGGCCCGCAACACCGCGATGGTCAAGCTCATCGAGGAGCTGACCGGCGCCCCGGTCAACGTCAGCGAGGAATCCCATTACTGCGGCGCGGTCGGCGCCGCGCTGCACGCGCTCGACCGCGTCGCCGCACAGGCCGGCGTCGCCGCAGGGGGGGGGCTGTGAGCCTGACCCTCGGCCTCGACCTTGGCTCCACCCACACGAAGGCCGTGATCGCCGATTCCGCGGGACGGATCCTCGGGCGGGTCACCTTCCACAGCGGGTATAACTTCGCGAAGGCGGCGGCGCGGGCGCTGCACGACGTCCTGGAGACGGCCCGGATCCCGCAGGCGGAGATCGGCTACATCGCCGCGACCGGGTACGGCCGGTACATGGCCCCGTTCCGCGATCTGTCGATCACCGAGCTGACGTGTCACGCGCGCGCGCTGTCCTGGCTGTTCCCCGGGGTCCGCACACTGCTGGACATCGGCGGGCAGACCGTGAAGGCGATCCGCCTGGACGCCCGCGGCCGCGTCAAGGCGTTCCGGCTCAACGACAAATGTGCCGCGGGCAGCGGCGCGTTCCTGGAAAAGACGATGCGCTACCTGGGCTACGCGGCGGCCGACATCCCCACCTTGTCCGCAGCCGCGACCGACCCCGCGACGATCTCGAGCGTCTGCGCGGTGTTCGCCGAGTCGGAGGTGATCAACCACCTGACCGCCGGCCGCAGCGCCGAGGACGTGTGCGCGGGCGCCGTGGTCGCGTTGGCGGAGCGGGCGGGCCAGGTGTTCAAGCGCGTGAAGCCGGAACCCGAGTACGGGCTGAGCGGCGGCCTCACCCGGGTACCGCTGATGCGCTGGGCCCTGGAGACTTCTCTGAAGTGCGAGTTTCATGTGGCGCCGGATGACCTGGGAGTTTACGCGGGCGCCCTGGGCGCGGCGCTGCTGGCCCACGAGCGACTTTGCAAACTGGCCCGACAACAAACGGCCTGAAGCGGGAAGGACAACTGCCCCATGAGGGAGGGAGCGTCATGAGCGTGATCCAGGAGACGGTCGGCACCCCGGTTCAGCCGCGGGCGCCGGAGAGCTTTCAATTCCAGGACATCCTCTACGAGAAGCAGGGCTGGGTGGCCCGCGTGACGGTCAATCGACCGCACGTCTACAACGCCTATCGCACCCAGACCCTGGTCGAGCTACGGGAGGCGTTTCGCGACGCATCGTACGACGACGGCGTGGCGGTGCTCGTGCTCACCGGCGCCGGCGAGAAGGCATTCTGCACGGGCGGCGACGTGACCGAGTACGCGACGCAGTACACCCAGCGGCCCCGCGACTACTGGAAGTACATGAGCGTGTTCGTGGAATGCCACGACCTGCTGCGGAACCTCGGCAAGCCGACGATCGCCCGGCTCAATGGGATCGTCGCCGGCGGCGGCAACGAGTTCAACATGGCCTGCGATCTCGCGGTGGCGGTCGAAGGGATCACGATCCGCCAGGTGGGCACGCGGGTGGGCAGCGTGGCCGCGGGCGGGGCGACCCAGTGGTTGCCGATCATGATCGGCGATCGGCGGGCGCGCGAGATGCTGCTGACGTGCGATCCGATCGATGCCCGGCAGGCGCTGGAGTGGGGACTCGTCAATCGCGTGGTCCCCCGCGAGCAACTCGACACGGCCGTCGACGAGCTCTGCCAGAAGCTGATCGACAAGTTCCCAGAGTGCACGCGGTATACGCTCCAGCAGGCGAACTTCTGGAAGGATTTCGCCTGGTCGATGACCGTCGGCCACGCCCGCGACTGGCTGAGCCTGCACTTTGCCACCCGCGAGCCGTGGGAGGGGATGTCGGCGTTCGTCGACAAGCGACCGCCCAGCTATCGGGACGTGCGCGAGGACGCGCGCGACGGCGGGCCAGCCGAGTTCATCTGGGGGCCGCCGGCCCGGACGTGCCCTTCGTGTGGCGCCCGGGGGCTTCCGGCCAACATGGCCTACTGCGGCCGCTGCGGGCAGCGGCTGTCGCCGTAAGGGGGGTGCGAACGTGACGCGTCATGACCAGGTAGCCGTCGTCACCGGCGGCGCGAGCGGGATCGGGAAGGCGGTGTGCCTCGCCCTCGCGGGGGAGGGTGCCCGGGTGGCGGTTGCGGATCGGGACGGGGAGGGTGCGGAGGCCGTGGCGGGCGCTGTGACCGCCGCGGGAGGAGATGGCCTCCCGGTGCGGATGGACGTGACCAGCCGGGCAAGTGTCGACGAGGGGCTGCGACAGGTGCTGGCCCACTGGGAGCGGATCGATGTCCTGGCGAACGTCGCGGGATGGGACCGCATCGTCCCGTTCGCCGATACGACGGAGGAGTTCTGGGACCGGGTGATCGCGATCAACTTTCGGGGCGTCCTGGCCACGTCGCACGCGGTTCTCCCCCACATGGTTGAGCAGCGCCGCGGGCTCATCGTGAACGTGAGCTCCGAGGCCGGCCGGGCGGGGTCATCCGGCGAGGCGGTGTACTCCGGCGCAAAAGGCGCTGTGATCGCGTTCAGCAAGGCGCTCGCCCGGGAGGTGGCGCGCCACGGCATCCGGGTGAACGTCGTTGCGCCCGGCCTGACGGACACCCCGCTCCTTCAGGGGCTGATCGCGGATGGCAACGAGAAGCTCGTCTCGGCGATCATCAAAGCGACCCCCTTGGCACGCCTGGCCAGAGCTGAGGAGGTGGCTGACGCTGTGCTCTTCCTTGCGTCCGAACGGGCGTCCTTCATCACGGGCCAGACGTTGAGCGTCGGTGGAGGGCTCACCATGGTCTGAGGGCGCGAGAGGCCGCTGGTTGTCGAGGAGCCCGGCCGGACCGCCCGCGAGGGGCAGCGGCACGATGGCCTCCTCCACGACCGGTAACCCCGGGCGCGTGGATGGCGCGACCGGGCCCTCACCCGGTAGTGCCTGGGTATGTCTGCATCCGATCTGATCATTCATCAAGTCACGTTGCCGGTGCCGTTTCCCCTCAAGACGGCCAACGTGTACCTTGTCGGTACCGGAGCGGGGACGATTCTCATCGACACCGCCTTCTACAGCCCCGACGCCTGGGCGGCGTTGCGGGGGGAGGTGGCCGTCTTTACCGCTGTCCATGGCCAGCTCGGCGCGATCGTGCTGACCCACCATCATCCGGACCACATCGGGATGGCCGGCCGCTTGCAGGAGCATTACGGGGTCCCTGTGCTGGCGTCTCCCGGGGAGGCCGAGCTGGTCGGGCGGGTCTGGGGCCCGGATGCGGATGGGGGTGGTACGGAATTCTATAAGGCGCACGGGATGCCCGCGGCCGCCCTCCGCAGTATCACGCGGGAACTCGACGATCTGCTCGCGGCCCTGGCGCCGCTGCCGCTTGTCGACTGGATTCCCACCAACTGCCTGCTGGCGCTGGCCGGGGCCGAGTTCGTTCCCGTGCTCACCCCGGGACACTCGCCCGCCCACCTCTGCCTCTTCCATCCCCCCTCGGCCACCCTGTTCGTCGGTGACCACCTCCTGCCGCGGATCACCCCGAACATCGGCTGGTACCCGTACTCCGGCCCCGATCCGCTTCGCGATTTTCTCAGTGCGCTGGACGCGATCGAGCACTTGCCCGTTCGAGAGGCCTACCCGGGGCACGGGGCGCCGATCCTCGATATCCGGGCACGGATCGCTGGTCTGCGCGCCCATCACGCTGAGCGCTTGAGGGCCGTGCGCGCGCTTCTCGACGGAACCGCCCTTACCGGATACCAGGTCGCCGAGGGGCTCTTCGGCGCCGGGCTGCCTCCCCAGCAGGCCCGCCTGGCGGTGGTGGAGATGCTCGCTCACCTCGAACACCTGCGGCAGCGGGGCGATGTGGCGATCACATGGCGGCATGCCAGAGCGGCCTACCGTGCGCGGTGACAGCGAGCGCCTCCTCCTCGGCGCCGCGGGGGGAAACTCGTCACTCCTCCGTCATCATACCCGCGTGTCCTCACGGGGCGAAGATGGGGCTCGACCCTGCCTCGATCGGTTCAGTGAGGGGCGGACAAACGCGCCCGCTCCGCTCACGAAGATATCGGTATCACCTACCGCTTCCCAAGGCTTAGCCGGGACGGTGCGCTACTGTGTTTCGAACGCCTGCATCACCTCAGTCGCGAACACCTCCATGTCTGCCAAGAGCTCGTCCATCTTGTCAACAACAAACACAATGCCGAGGTGCGATGCACCGATTGCTTGGAAGCTCTTGATCTGCTCCACAATCTCAGGTGGGGTGCCGAGTAGATTGCTCGCTCGATAGTTCGCCAATACATCCTCGTCCGTGCGACGACTCTCTACCGCTGTTCTTCGGAGATGCTGGGAACTCAATGCCCGTTTCTCTGCGTCCCGTTGGCTGGTGCCAAATGTCAACCACGTCTGAACGTGCAGACTGAGCAGGCTTGCATCCCGACCACTGGCCTCCGCAGTTTCTCTCACTTCAGCCCATGCGCGGCGTGTTTGTTCCGGCGAAAGCCCGGCAACGATCAACCCATCGCCGAGACGTCCGACGCGCTGCAGGCCAACGGGCGTATTCGCAGCGATATAGATGGGAAATGGGCTCTGCGCCGGTTGGGGGGCTAATTCGACCCCTGTGAAATGCACGTAGCGTCCTTTGAAG comes from the bacterium genome and includes:
- a CDS encoding glucose 1-dehydrogenase; protein product: MTRHDQVAVVTGGASGIGKAVCLALAGEGARVAVADRDGEGAEAVAGAVTAAGGDGLPVRMDVTSRASVDEGLRQVLAHWERIDVLANVAGWDRIVPFADTTEEFWDRVIAINFRGVLATSHAVLPHMVEQRRGLIVNVSSEAGRAGSSGEAVYSGAKGAVIAFSKALAREVARHGIRVNVVAPGLTDTPLLQGLIADGNEKLVSAIIKATPLARLARAEEVADAVLFLASERASFITGQTLSVGGGLTMV
- a CDS encoding TIGR03619 family F420-dependent LLM class oxidoreductase encodes the protein MTMRFGAGFPGCREGTAYPVGFVRVRELAAFARRAEHLGYYSIWSNDHLTTRQGIRLTQASTPNYYEPLVTYASLVNITDRLRFMLSTIVLPQREAVLLAKQVATLDTLSGGRVMLGVGLGSNREEFEAVHPGLKGAHRGTWVEEGIQGLRLLFNANPASFKGRYVHFTGVELAPQPAQSPFPIYIAANTPVGLQRVGRLGDGLIVAGLSPEQTRRAWAEVRETAEASGRDASLLSLHVQTWLTFGTSQRDAEKRALSSQHLRRTAVESRRTDEDVLANYRASNLLGTPPEIVEQIKSFQAIGASHLGIVFVVDKMDELLADMEVFATEVMQAFETQ
- a CDS encoding MBL fold metallo-hydrolase; this translates as MSASDLIIHQVTLPVPFPLKTANVYLVGTGAGTILIDTAFYSPDAWAALRGEVAVFTAVHGQLGAIVLTHHHPDHIGMAGRLQEHYGVPVLASPGEAELVGRVWGPDADGGGTEFYKAHGMPAAALRSITRELDDLLAALAPLPLVDWIPTNCLLALAGAEFVPVLTPGHSPAHLCLFHPPSATLFVGDHLLPRITPNIGWYPYSGPDPLRDFLSALDAIEHLPVREAYPGHGAPILDIRARIAGLRAHHAERLRAVRALLDGTALTGYQVAEGLFGAGLPPQQARLAVVEMLAHLEHLRQRGDVAITWRHARAAYRAR
- a CDS encoding acyl-CoA dehydratase activase; this translates as MFGGGVDVGSTQTKAVILDGERRVRGRGLVDTGARLTDAAIAAFHQALQAANVLEADVGCVIGTGYGRFRVEFGHAQVTEISCHARGAVYLFPQTRSVLDIGGQDTKAISVAGTGQVLDFCMNDKCSAGTGRFLGAASQALEIPLGDLGPLALTAKHPVTMTTTCTVFAESEILGWLARGRKTEDVLMGVHVAIASRSLSLLRRVGVEPEITFTGGVARNTAMVKLIEELTGAPVNVSEESHYCGAVGAALHALDRVAAQAGVAAGGGL
- a CDS encoding enoyl-CoA hydratase/isomerase family protein, whose protein sequence is MSVIQETVGTPVQPRAPESFQFQDILYEKQGWVARVTVNRPHVYNAYRTQTLVELREAFRDASYDDGVAVLVLTGAGEKAFCTGGDVTEYATQYTQRPRDYWKYMSVFVECHDLLRNLGKPTIARLNGIVAGGGNEFNMACDLAVAVEGITIRQVGTRVGSVAAGGATQWLPIMIGDRRAREMLLTCDPIDARQALEWGLVNRVVPREQLDTAVDELCQKLIDKFPECTRYTLQQANFWKDFAWSMTVGHARDWLSLHFATREPWEGMSAFVDKRPPSYRDVREDARDGGPAEFIWGPPARTCPSCGARGLPANMAYCGRCGQRLSP
- a CDS encoding acyl-CoA dehydratase activase — translated: MSLTLGLDLGSTHTKAVIADSAGRILGRVTFHSGYNFAKAAARALHDVLETARIPQAEIGYIAATGYGRYMAPFRDLSITELTCHARALSWLFPGVRTLLDIGGQTVKAIRLDARGRVKAFRLNDKCAAGSGAFLEKTMRYLGYAAADIPTLSAAATDPATISSVCAVFAESEVINHLTAGRSAEDVCAGAVVALAERAGQVFKRVKPEPEYGLSGGLTRVPLMRWALETSLKCEFHVAPDDLGVYAGALGAALLAHERLCKLARQQTA